A window of Saimiri boliviensis isolate mSaiBol1 chromosome 1, mSaiBol1.pri, whole genome shotgun sequence genomic DNA:
TCACAGTTCTAaggtcatttaaaaatcattaaagaaattgagTCAGTAATCAAAGTCTTCCACCCACAAAAAATTTAACCAAATAGTTGCAGATAATCTCTCTTTACAAACTGTTTCCAAAgacaaggaaagggaaggagaaaacagaCTTCCTAAGTCATTTTTTGATGCTGTTACAGTCTAATACCAAAACTAAGCAATGATGAcagtgtaagaaaagaaaattacaaatcaaTATTTCTTAGGAAAACAGATTTAAAGTTCTAGTATATATACAAACAAATCAAAGCCAAAAATATGTTACAAAATTTGTCATAACTAATTAGAGTTAATTACATGTATTATAAAGTCATTATAAAATCTACTAGTTAAACTGTACCATTATCAGGCAGACAAGGTGAATGACCAGGCAGCACATATAGCCCATCTACAACATCATTTAAGGGGGCAGAGGGACTCATGACGGGTACAAGTGCAGGAGCAGGTGTGTGGTTTTCCACTGCCTCTTGCATGCTGAGCAATGTCCAGGATATAGAGGGATTAGACATCAACCACTGAGAAAGGAACCTGGTCCTTGGGTTATGGAATGTATGAGCTGCTCACGCCATGGGATCAGCAGCTATGGCTGTATGACAGGACAGAACCGTGGACTCTAGCCCTGATCTTCTACCCCAACACTCACCAAGATCGATCACTCTATTATCAATCAAATAGAAAGGCAAAGTTACTTTTAACAAGTCATTGAAGATTAAGTGCTGCTATTATTAGTGCAGAACATGTTAGCACGATTAACTTAAAATCTGGGCCCCTAGACAAAATTTTTGGGAAAAGCTCTTCATACAGAACCCACAGATCCCCCATTACCAATTTCCCATAACCACTTGTCCATATCCGTTAGTCTTACTAAACAAGAAAGGAGAGACGACAGAGTAGAGGTAGGCATGAGGGGAACAAGCTAAAAAGGCTAAGAGACAAGTTTGTATTCCTTTCTTTGAACTCCAAATTCCTCCAGCATCTCTTGCTTTTGGGGAAACACACCAGGCTAAAAGGGAAAGCAGttctggccagacatggtggctcacacctataactgTGCTTTGGAAAGTGgaagcaaaaggattgcttgagcctagggagTCAAGACctaacctgggcaataaagcaagaccccatctctacaaaaaaataattttaaaaaatcagccaacTGTGGTGGTGTGCACACTAGCtgcttgggagctgaggtggggggattccCTATGGCCAGGAATTTGAGTATGcagctaggattgcaccactgcactccagcctaggcaacagagtgagaccctgtctctaaaaataataatgataataaggaGAGAAAGCAATTCTGTGTGTTAGCCCTGAGCGTCCTGCCTGTTCACTAGTCAATGACTAAAGCAATTTCCTGATCTGATTTATTTAGGAATGATACAGATAGGAATAGTTAAGGGGCTCAAGAATATTCTAACTGAAATGATTTCTGGAAAAGTAGCAAACTGTGAAACTACTAAATAACTACTTGCAGCTATTAAAGATTAAAACATACCACATTCTGCCTGGACCTTGtaggtcacatctgtaatcccagcactttcagaggccaaggagggcagattacttgagcccaggagtttgcgatcagcgtgggcaacatggcaagctccatctctactagaaatacaaaagttagccaggtgtggtggtgcatgcttgcagtcccagctaattagaaggctgagatgggagggtcacttgagcctgggagatagaagctgcagtgagccgtaattgtgccactgcatttcagccagggtgacaaagtgagaccctgtctcaaaaaaaacaaaacaaaaaactaccacATTCTAATCATATGTAGACTTGTATAGGAGAATTCAAATGCAAGTGCGGTTCCCAAAAAATATACCTTGGGCCCCAGTGAgcaatttttattaaagaaagatgTGCTTTCTGGGGAATTGGAAGCCCAGTCTGTTGATTGCCTGAAGTGACATGGAGAAAAAGGACAAATCTTTGGAGTCAAAGGGATTAAagctaaaattattatttaggaTTGTATGATGTGAGCAAATTCTATAATGTCTCTTGCCCTCTGTTTTCTACTctgaaaaatagtaacaatatcTTGCAAGATTAGGcatgctaataataataaaaacactgcAAATGGTAACTGTGTATACGAATATTTTCTATCAGAAAACTCCCTATGAATACAGGGaggggctttatttttaaattccgcTATTACACAAGAGCTTCTTGAGTTTGGATTAGGAAGCTATTAACATTTGTTTCTCTCATGATGCTGCTACTTAGATGTTGCTTAGTCTGGTTTAAACCCTTGGAAAGGTGACCTCAGATAAGCactcaaaaacatttaaaggCTACTTAACTTtagatttaatgttttaatttcttgagttGAATTCTCACCTACCCCAATTTTTATTTGCTCccctcaaaattattttctgaaatgtctGCTTTTCCTGAAACAGAGAATTTTTCCAAGAGTGTGAATTTACTCATGGGAATGAATGGGTCTCATAACCTTAGAGACTTTAGACAAATAAGAACCCCTAAACAGTCCATATCTTTAAAGCAGAGCATGTTTTCTAATAATGGAGTTGTCAAAAGTTCTGatttttcaaattgcttttaaTGTGATGAAAACATGaaacagtttatattttattgaccTCACTGTTTAAAGTAAAGGGTCTGGCAAAAGGTGTAAGTAAACAAAATCATATCACCTCAACTCCAATCATttcatatctctctctctctctctttctctctctctctctctctctctctctcacacacacacacacacacacacacacacacacacatgcacacacagcccACAGCGCTGCaatcaaagaaaaatagagtATACCAAAACGGGCTTGGCAAACTCCTAAGTAACGATCAAAAATCCTTGAAGCCAAGGTGCCACTGTCCTTATAgactactatttttaaaatatttctcattgaaAACAACAGCATGATTAATCTCACCATTCCCACTTAAATTACTTACATGGATACAACAATGCAATATGGGCAATtattaaaaacactttattaTGTATAATTTGTACATGCTTCAGTTTGTGTTACTTAGGGTGATTTGTTTTTTAGATTGTAATATCATCTACCAACATTAGCTAGATCTACTTTTCATTCTGCCATgccacatacaaaaatacaattttcaaaGCAAAGCTTCTCTTCTTTACACAAAGGTACACAAGAGTTTATcagacaaataaaataagaatactttGCACACATATCAACACCATACAAGGCATTATCCTTCACACAGTAATAtctaatgtgtttttatttttgaaacagcaGGTAAAGAGCCCCTTCCCttcagaggaaaatgaaaactttatcTGTTACTAAAACCAAACTCCAGCGATGAAGATGTGGTCATCTGGAGAAAGTAGAGGGATAGGGATGTATGGAGGAGGATGGACGCCCCTTCATAAGCACTTCAGGAGGAAGGAATTGCAGGAGGTCCCTCGGGGACAGTCACATAGCTTTCCGATCCTTGCCCCTTTCCTCACTGCACATTGCTCACCGGCGTCGCACTGCAAACAACACAAAGTGTGGTCATCGAGTATGAACAAACCCAGACTCTCAACAGGCAAGTCTCACAGTCAACGCAATTTCTGTCTCACGAAAGGGCCAATCGGACTCCATCACCATCAGAGGAGGTCTAAGTACAGTCAGGTCTGAAACAGGGAATCTTGTGTTTATGACTTCAGTGagactacatttttttaaagaaacttacgTTATTTTATCCTAGTTTCTTCCTAGTTTTATCCTAATTTCTTCCACCTTTAGGTGGCAAGGgttgggggggggaggggagcattacattTCCTGGCTCCTTTTCTTGCCCATTCAAAGGGTAAAAAAATCGatcagactttttttctgagaaacaaACAATAGACCTACATTTTCTTACAACCCCTGTTCCTGCTTTCCCATTTCCTCacccaggaagaaagaaagagcccaCAGAACCCTGCAAACCCTTTACCTAAGTTATGTATCCACATGGTAGAGAAAAGATTGTGAGTATGATTTAAGGAAGTGTACTTTCTCTcgaaaaaacacagaaagagagTGACCACAAACCTTACCATGGGGACTTGGCCATACTTCTTCTCATAGATGGGAATGCGTTTACTCTTGAGCTTCTTCAAGACTTCCTGCAGCGCTTCGATCTGCAACACACAGCCCCGGAGCCCAAAGTTGCCGCCTTGGCTGCGAGCCCAGCCCAGGTGCTCACTTCTAGCCCTAGTTATAAGGAGCCCGGGACCCACACGCACTCTGCGGTGGAACTCAGCGGACCAGGGAATGGTGGAGGGGTGGAAACTTAGCTGGCGCTGTCCCATGTACTGACCGCGGGTCTCCGAGCCTCTGAGGCTCCTGTTGCTCAGAAGGGCGGGTATGAGGGATTCGCTCAACAGATTGCCAGGAGCCCTTGGGCTCTAGACGCTCTTCGGATCGCAAAGAGTGCCCGGGCTTTGCGCTCAGCTCCCCGCGTCCTGACTCTGGGAATaggagtggggggtgggaggaggagggaggcgtGCAAAGGAAGGGAGAGCGCGGCAGCTCAAAGGGGTCGGGAGCGAGGGGAATACCGACCAGCTCCTTCTCATGGGAGGCATCCTCCACGGCAGAGTAGATGTCCAGGGCTCGGGGCTGGAGCTCGGCGTCCTCCTGGGCACGGGTACCCAGCAgaggtagcagcagcagcagggagaCGCCCAGGAGGGGCAGCAGCCGCACGCGGGAGCTCTCCATGGTTCTGAAACTCGTCGTTGCTGGGGCACCCCGCGCTCCCACGTTTTATAGTGAGCCAGAGCCCCCGtgcaggaaagagggagggggcGAAGAAGGAAGGGGGTGTGGAGGAGGGCCCGGGTCAACCGTCTGTAGGCAGCGCTCCGCTGGCGCTTGACGTCAATGCCCGCCGGGCTCCAGGCGCTTGGGAACGAGGCTCTGCGCACAGATGGGTTACAGCGCAGAGAACAGGACCCCGCGCCCCCAAATGCGGTCAGCCCCGAGGCGAAGGACGCTCCCCGAGGGGCCtgagctgaagccagggagctagaggtgaggggtggggagcgGAAGTGGCCTAAGAAATGGAAAATGCCTTCGGGGCAATGCACAGGCAAGAGAGTCATTTCCCATCACCTAGCAGCGGTGGCAGCCGCACCATCCACCTCGTCAGCCCTTCCTTCTGGTACCCCAACCCCAAGTGTGGCGGCGAGAAAGGGGTGTTGCCTCCAGACAGCCATGTGTGCTGAGCACCTTACTCTGTGGGATAGGGGAGGTAAACATAGtacacaaaagaaagagaaatagtggCCCTCCCACGATGGATTCTTTGATGGAAACTGTGTGATAACAgttaaaagaagagaagaaaaacagacaaacccCGATTCAGCAGTGGTGTGGGAAGTGCAGAGAACCAGGCTCTGGTTCCCGTCCTGTCTACACCACGTACAAGCTGTATGACTTTGAGCAAAATGAAGAACCTTTCCaagcctcagctttctcttctGTAGAACTAGGATTAAAAAGATGTACCTCACAAAGTAATCAGTAGGATGAAATGAGAGATTAAGTATGTCAAACTCCTGGTTCTCAGCTAAGGTTCCCTGTCCCTCCTTTTTGAACTTGGAGGCTATTCAGACAAATTTAACCATCCCCATAACCCCCTTACCCAGCATCCACCCCTGGTATCCAAGCAGCCTGTCTAGAAACAGagtaaaagagtaaaaagaaaggcAGCTCCCTGATTTTGAAAATATCTCCAGAGATCAGAAGTCAATGGTGACCTGGATCCCAGCAACCTGTGAGAACACTGTGGCTTTTGTAAAAGTTGAGGTCCTTACAGCCTAAATGCACATGAAAGTTTGTGTAGGAGAAGCAAGGCTTTCCACTTAGACCTAGAGACCGGTCCCACCTGCTTGCTCACCTGGCTTTCTTCACCACACCCTCTTTCCCTCAACTGCTCCTAAATTCATCCACTCTTCTCCATCCCCATTACTACAACCCAGTCCTGGACAGATACCCCAGTCAACGTAATGTCTAGCGCTTAATTCCCACTCTGTCTTCTCTTGCCTTCCTCTAATCCATAGTTCACCACCAGCCAGAGTATTTTCCCCCTTAAAATACATTAATGACTTCTAATCTTTCTAAGCACTGAATCTAAATTCCTCATCCTGACTTGGAAAGCATTCTATGATCTGCATCCCTATCTACCTCATGGTCTACCACTTTGCCTCAGACTccttcactccagcctcacaTAGCTTTCTTTCTGGTCCTCTAGCAGACCAATCTCATTTCTACTTTAGTGCCTTTGCACTCACCTCAGCTGCAAAGGTCTTCCTATATTTCCAAATGGCTCACTACTTCTGTCATTTAAATCTCAGTGTAAAATGTCTATGACTACTCAATCCCAAGCATCTACCAATTTTTTTCTCCCACGAGTTTATTGCTTAGCAGATGATGTGGGTCATTAAGATAGTTAATACACAATATGTATCTGGTTACATCAGCTATCAAGTATTTAATTGGTACTTAAATACACACTGAGAAGCAATTCAAAGAGTGATATCTCTTCTAATGAATGGCACACATATTAACAGCATCAAAATATTTTGCTGTGGGGTAACTCCAACCTAAAAATACATCTAACACCTTCCTCAGCCCTGCCTTCCACACATACCTTTTGATTCTGCACAACAAAACTTCAGTGGCAGCACATTTTACTGTTAAAACCTTACAGAGACATATTGGCACTCACTGCAAAAACTATCTGCAGTGATCTTTAAACTATTCtaagtttcaaaagaaaaataatcttaaataagagcagaaaatcaaacactgcatgttctcactcatagacgggtgttgaacaatgagaacacatggacacagggaggggagcactacacactgaggtctgttggggggaaataggggagggacagcgaggggtggggagaaatgccagatataggtgatagggaggaaggcagcaagtcacacggccacgagtgtatctatgcaacaatcttacatgttcttcagatgtaccccaaaacctaaaatgcaattttaaaaaaagatcttagCCCATTCTTCCTGAAGGATGTAGATATTGCCAATCCAGTACTTTCTCTCCAATTTTGTTCTACCTAGACACAAATAATAGCTTTCCCTTTGTGCTACATCTATTGGAAAAATAACCCCAAAGTTTAAGTCTTGCTGAACTTTAATTGGTGTTATCATTTTCTTATAAGGAGGGTGCCACATTTAGTCAAGGGCTTAGGGAAAGGCCTTGGACAAACCTGTGAAGCAAGCCAGGGGCATTTTTGTCACTCACATACCACATGCTTTTTTTGTCTTGAACAGAATGACTTTATAAACTGACTTTAGGAAGGATGGTATAGTATATTTTAGGCTATCTTCTTCCCAATGACAACTTATGtaagttaaaactaaaaaaaaataaaataaataaataaattttaaaaagacatgaaatgTCTCCTGTTAGGAGAATTTGCATATTCTTACTACTTTGTAATGACTCCATTAGGGGGAAAAAGCCCATCTTTGATGCCCCAAGCAAGTAAAATCACGGTGGAATTCAATTACTACTTCTCACCTCAGATATAGAAAAGGGAGGCAGGTCATCTCATGAAAGACAAGCAATGGCCAGGATGTGTCTTTGGAGATTTAATGTGAACAAATCTCTCTTAACCatcttttctgagatagagtAGGCCTCCAGTCCTTCTCTTTGAAATAGACCAAGCAAAGAAATCTCATAAGCAGAGAGCCAAGACACTACTGCCAGTAAGATCTTACAACATACAGCTATCTGagtagaacattttaaaaacctcttcTTACTCATGCTTGAAAGGCCACTTTTCAGATATGGGGAGGTAGCACTGATCAAGAGACAGACTGTTTCCTAGGACAAGGAAACATTTCCCTGGATCCCAGCACAGCTCACCTTGCTGGAGTACAGCAGGAGTGGCATGCCTAACCCACAATTCCCATGCCACCATCAACCCCATCTTCTCCTCTAACTGTTCTGGATCAAAATATCCTAACCTTATAGAAAGTGTAAAACTAACACTAAAACAGCTGACTAGAATATCCAAGAGATTAACCATATGACTTAATAGAGAGCAATTTTGAATCATTCAATGATTATTCATTGTCTATAGGTTAAAGTCAACTTCTCAGTATGGTGTCGAAGTTTCTTATAATATGGTTCTGGCCATATTTCTAATCTCATTTTTCTCTACTCCCAACCAATCCCATCAGATATATTTTACTTTGTGGGTACATCATccttatttcttaattttgcaCTGAATTAGAACAATAGACTATGTTACACTGCTTTaaccaaaaaaattccaaatcttggtgacttaaaaaaaatacgcAGCCGTATTTCTCACTTGTGTCCCATGAGCACCAAGAATTGGTGGAGTGTTCTGTTCATCGCGGTCACTCAGGGACCCGGACTGACAGATTATCCATCATCTCTAAAGTGGTTAATTTTgttccaaaggggaaaaaaaagagtctttAATGAACAGCTAAAAACTTTGGCTCATAAATGATACTTCACTTTGGCTTCCAACTCATTCACCTGAACTAATCACACGGCTTCACCAAAGTAAAAAGGACTAAGAATTACAGTGTTACCAAGTGCCTACAATGCAATATTGTGAAACAGCATTAATGACTACACATGCCTCTGCCTTTGTTCATGCCCTTTCCTATTCCTCAAATGTCCTTACCATACCTTGAACATCTAAAAAACTCATGCTTCCTATCAGCAGAATTTATTCCTTGTGGATGTATGACTAAAGGCCTCCACCTCTTGCTAGCTGTTGGCTGCAGGCCACCCACAGTTTTTAGAGGCCACCCTTTGTTCTTTACCATCTGGGTTCCCTCAACATGGCCACTTCATTA
This region includes:
- the CARTPT gene encoding cocaine- and amphetamine-regulated transcript protein, which gives rise to MESSRVRLLPLLGVSLLLLLPLLGTRAQEDAELQPRALDIYSAVEDASHEKELIEALQEVLKKLKSKRIPIYEKKYGQVPMCDAGEQCAVRKGARIGKLCDCPRGTSCNSFLLKCL